Proteins from one Juglans microcarpa x Juglans regia isolate MS1-56 chromosome 1S, Jm3101_v1.0, whole genome shotgun sequence genomic window:
- the LOC121246149 gene encoding DEAD-box ATP-dependent RNA helicase 35: MEEADDYVEYVPVAKRRAMEAQKILQRKGTSSALEEELEKAKLAEAKPSLLVKASQLKRDQPEISPTQQIVQQEKEMIEHLSDRKTLMSVRELAKGITYKEPLLTGWKPPLPIRRMSKKECDAIRKQWHIIVDGEDILPPIKDFKDMRFPEPILKMLKAKGIVRPTPIQVQGLPVILSGRDMIGIAFTGSGKTLVFVLPMIMVALQEEIMMPIVPGEGPFGLIICPSRELARQTFEVVEEFLTPMREAGYPELRPLLCIGGVDMRSQLDVVKKGVHIVVATPGRLKDMLAKKKMNLDNCRYLTLDEADRLVDLGFEDDIREVFDHFKAQRQTLLFSATMPTKIQNFARSALVKPVTVNVGRAGAANLDVIQEVEYVKQEAKIVYLLECLQKTPPPVLIFCENKADVDDIHEYLLLKGVEAVAIHGGKDQEEREYAISSFKAGKKDVLVATDVASKGLDFPDIQHVINYDMPAEIENYVHRIGRTGRCGKTGIATTFINKNQSETTLLDLKHLLQEAKQRIPPVLAELNDPMEDVEAIANASGVKGCAYCGGLGHRIRDCPKFEHQKSMAISSSRRDYFGSGGYRGEI; encoded by the exons ATGGAAGAAGCTGATGATTATGTTGAATATGTTCCCGTGGCAAAGCGTAGAGCCATGGAAGCACAGAAGATTCTTCAGCGAAAGGGCACATCCTCTGCACTTGAAGAAGAGTTGGAGAAAGCAAAACTTGCTGAGGCCAAACCAAGCCTTCTTGTAAAAGCATCCCAGCTGAAGCGAGACCAACCCGAGATAAGTCCAACCCAGCAGATTGTGcaacaagaaaaggaaatgattgaGCACTTATCAGATCGGAAAACGTTAATGTCTGTTCGTGAACTGGCAAAAGGGATTACTTATAAGGAGCCTCTGTTGACGGGATGGAAGCCACCATTGCCAATCAGAAGGATGTCAAAAAAGGAATGTGATGCAATTCGGAAGCAGTGGCACATAATAGTTGATGGGGAAGACATTCTCCCTCCAATTAAGGATTTTAAGGATATGAGGTTTCCGGAACCAATTTTGAAGATGCTAAAGGCAAAGGGAATTGTACGACCAACTCCTATTCAGGTGCAAGGTCTTCCCGTGATTTTATCTGGGAGGGACATGATTGGGATCGCGTTTACAGGCTCAGGCAAGACATTGGTCTTTGTGCTGCCAATGATAATGGTGGCGCTGCAGGAGGAGATTATGATGCCTATCGTTCCAGGGGAGGGGCCATTTGGTTTGATTATATGCCCATCAAGAGAGCTCGCAAGGCAGACTTTTGAAGTAGTGGAAGAGTTCTTGACTCCCATGAGGGAGGCTGGTTATCCAGAACTGAGGCCTTTGCTCTGTATAGGAGGAGTGGATATGAGATCGCAGTTAGATGTTGTGAAGAAGGGTGTTCATATTGTGGTTGCTACTCCTGGGAGACTGAAGGATATGTtggcaaagaaaaaaatgaatcttgACAATTGCAG GTATCTTACTTTAGATGAGGCAGATAGATTGGTGGATTTGGGCTTTGAAGATGATATAAGAGAAGTTTTTGACCACTTTAAAGCTCAACGGCAAACTCTCTTATTTTCTGCCACCATGCCTACCAAGATTCAGAACTTTGCTAGAAGTGCTCTAGTAAAACCTGTGACAGTTAATGTGGGAAGAGCTGGAGCAGCAAATCTCGATGTGATTCAGGAGGTTGAGTATGTAAAGCAAGAGGCCAAGATTGTTTACCTTCTTGAATGCCTGCAGAAAACCCCACCACCTGTTTTAATTTTCTGTGAGAACAAGGCTGATGTGGATGACATTCATGAATACCTCCTCTTGAAAGGAGTCGAAGCTGTAGCCATCCATGGAGGCAAGGACcaggaagagagagagtatgCCATTTCATCCTTTAAGGCAGGAAAGAAAGATGTCTTGGTTGCTACTGATGTTGCCTCAAAGGGGTTGGATTTTCCTGACATTCAACACGTCATTAATTATGACATGCCTGCAGAGATTGAAAACTATGTTCACAGGATTGGACGAACTGGAAGATGTGGCAAGACAGGAATAGCTACAACATTTATAAACAAGAATCAGAGTGAGACAACGCTTCTTGATTTGAAACACCTCTTGCAAGAAGCAAAACAGAGAATTCCACCTGTGTTGGCTGAGCTAAATGATCCGATGGAAGATGTAGAAGCTATTGCCAATGCAAGTGGGGTTAAGGGCTGTGCATATTGTGGTGGGCTTGGTCACCGTATTCGGGACTGCCCGAAATTTGAACATCAAAAAAGCATGGCTATTTCCAGCTCCAGAAGGGACTACTTTGGATCTGGTGGTTACCGAGGGGAGATATGA
- the LOC121246146 gene encoding protein FAR1-RELATED SEQUENCE 6-like, giving the protein MDEVSLNSEPVGDDDADEYEIEGDSSMMEYVGQTGIIQGENPLPPVVGMEFESYEDVYYFYNCYAKDQGFGVRVSNTWYRKSKERYRGKLSCSSAGFKKKSEANRPRPETRTGCPAMMKFRLMDSKRWRIIEVELEHNHLISSKSGKFYKSHKHLGVGTKRTLQLDGTEEVPKVRLFRTVVINAEDNGSIDVDEGEFGNNVDYGNQLKLKEGDAQALLNYFCCSQLMDPNFFYVIDLNEKGCLKNLFWTDARARVAYGYFGDVVAIDTTFMTNKYEVPLVSFVGVNHHGQSLLLGCGLLAGETIESYTWLFRAWLTCMLGRPPQAIITDQCATLQTAVSDVFPRASHCLYLLHIMQKVPEKLGGLFQYESIQELLSTAVYYSVRSEEFEAAWEDMMQHHGLRDHKWLQALYEDRKRWVPVYLKETFLAGMFPIQPSDGVSSFFEEYIDKQTPLKEFLDKYDQILQTKHQLESLADMDSRNSSYMLKSRSYFELQLSKLYTNDILRMFKREVEGMYSCFSTRQLNVDGPIFTYIFKEQVEVEGNRRETMYEVLYNAPEMEVLCACGLFNFKGYLCRHALSVLNQNGIEEIPPQYILSRWRKDIKRSYILDHSSSGIDSNNPVHRHDHLYKCVVQVVEEGRKSQDRYKFALQAMEELLNKLHLVGDQPM; this is encoded by the coding sequence ATGGATGAAGTTTCTCTCAACAGTGAGCCAGTCGGTGATGATGATGCTGATGAATATGAGATAGAAGGAGATTCTTCAATGATGGAATATGTGGGTCAAACTGGCATAATTCAAGGAGAGAACCCCCTTCCTCCCGTTGTTGGAATGGAGTTTGAGTCTTATGAggatgtatattatttttacaattgttATGCCAAGGATCAGGGATTTGGGGTTAGAGTAAGCAATACATGGTATAGAAAGAGTAAGGAAAGATACAGAGGAAAACTTAGCTGTAGTAGTGCaggttttaaaaagaaaagtgaagcaAACCGACCAAGACCAGAAACAAGAACTGGCTGTCCAGCGATGATGAAGTTCAGATTGATGGACTCCAAAAGGTGGAGAATTATTGAAGTGGAGCTTGAGCACAATCACTTGATTAGCTCAAAAAGtggaaaattctataaatcTCACAAGCACCTGGGTGTTGGAACCAAAAGAACATTGCAGTTAGATGGTACTGAAGAAGTACCAAAAGTTAGGCTGTTTCGGACAGTGGTTATCAATGCAGAGGATAATGGAAGTATAGATGTTGATGAAGGAGAATTTGGGAATAATGTCGACTACGGCAATCAATTGAAGCTTAAAGAAGGAGATGCCCAGGCACTTCTTAATTATTTCTGCTGCTCACAATTAATGGATCCAAACTTCTTTTATGTGATAGATCTAAATGAGAAAGGATGTTTGAAGAATTTGTTTTGGACAGATGCAAGAGCAAGGGTTGCGTATGGCTATTTTGGTGATGTAGTTGCTATTGACACTACattcatgacaaataaatatGAAGTTCCCCTGGTTTCTTTTGTTGGAGTGAATCATCATGGACAATCTCTGCTATTGGGTTGTGGTTTACTTGCAGGTGAGACTATTGAATCATATACATGGTTGTTTAGGGCATGGCTTACGTGTATGTTAGGACGCCCTCCACAAGCCATTATTACTGACCAATGTGCTACTTTACAGACTGCTGTTTCTGATGTTTTCCCAAGAGCTTCTCATTGTCTGTACTTATTACATATCATGCAGAAAGTTCCAGAGAAACTGGGAGGATTGTTCCAATATGAATCGATCCAAGAACTATTGAGTACAGCAGTTTATTACTCAGTGAGGTCTGAGGAATTCGAGGCAGCTTGGGAGGATATGATGCAACATCATGGACTTAGAGATCATAAATGGCTTCAAGCATTATATGAAGATCGAAAACGCTGGGTTCCAGTTTATTTGAAGGAGACATTTTTGGCTGGAATGTTTCCCATCCAGCCAAGCGATGGTGTATCTTCATTCTTTGAAGAATATATTGACAAACAAACTCCTTTGAAAGAATTTTTAGATAAGTACGATCAAATTCTGCAGACAAAACATCAGCTTGAATCCCTGGCAGATATGGATTCAAGAAATTCAAGTTATATGCTGAAATCAAGAAGTTATTTTGAATTGCAACTCTCAAAATTGTACACGAATGACATATTAAGGATGTTCAAGAGGGAGGTGGAGGGAATGTACTCTTGTTTTAGCACTAGACAGTTAAATGTTGACGGACCGATCTTTACGTACATTTTCAAGGAACAAGTTGAAGTTGAGGGTAACAGGAGGGAAACAATGTATGAGGTTCTGTATAATGCACCTGAAATGGAGGTCCTTTGTGCTTGTGGTTTGTTCAACTTTAAAGGTTATTTATGCAGGCATGCACTGTCTGTCCTTAATCAAAATGGCATAGAGGAGATTCCACCTCAGTACATTCTTTCACGGTGGAGGAAGGACATTAAGCGCAGTTACATTCTTGATCACAGCTCCAGTGGTATCGACAGCAATAACCCAGTTCATAGACATGATCATCTGTACAAATGTGTGGTGCAGGTTGTGGAGGAAGGGAGGAAATCACAAGATCGTTACAAGTTTGCATTGCAAGCGATGGAGGAGTTATTAAACAAGCTTCATCTTGTGGGGGACCAGCCAATGTAG
- the LOC121246145 gene encoding putative pentatricopeptide repeat-containing protein At3g15930, with product MPPSYVLKIHSLCSPLTLSTSHSSSLEQMISMASVSPTRISPHSHPRSLENPLLTLFENCKSMDQLKQIHSQTIKTGLTSKPVVQNKIVSFCCTHESGDMSYARYMFDTIPEPSAFICNTMIKGYSRIHLPENGISMYLEMLRRNVKPDHYTFPFLLKGFTHDIALACGKQLHGHVVKYGFDSNMFVQNSFVHMYSLCGLIDMARGVFYSSQIRDVVTWNVMLSAYNRIKQFDEVRRLFYEMDKKGVSPTSVTLVLVLSACSKSKDLDIGKRAHEYVKECKVEPNLILENALIDMYAACGEMDLALGIFRNMKTRDVISWTAIVAGFANAGEVDLARRYFDQMSERDYVSWTAMIDGYLRMNRFKEALTLFRQMQTSNIRPDEFTIVSVLTACAHLGALELGEWIKTYIEKHKIKNDVYVGNALIDMYFKCGNVEKAQGIFKEMPRIDKFTWTAMIVGLAINGLGEEALDMFSEMLKVRIAPDEITYIGVLCACTHTGMVDSGKRFFASMTTQHGIKPNVAHYGCMVDLLGRAGHLKEAHEVIKNMPMKPNSIVWGALLGACRVHKDAEMAEMAAKQILELEPENGAVYVLLCNIYAACNRWEDLREVRQTMKDRGIKKTPGCSLIEMNGIVNEFVAGDQSHPKSTDIYSKLDEMTRDLKIAGYSPDTSEISLDVGEEDKESALYRHSEKLAIAFGLISSGPGVTIRIVKNLRMCVDCHRVAKLVSNLYNREVIVRDKTRFHHFRNGSCSCKDYW from the coding sequence ATGCCGCCCTCTTATGTTCTCAAAATCCACTCGCTCTGTTCTCCTTTGACCTTGTCAACTTCACATTCCTCATCCCTCGAGCAAATGATCTCCATGGCATCCGTTTCCCCAACACGCATCTCTCCACACTCCCATCCTCGCTCCCTTGAAAACCCATTACTCACTCTCTTCGAAAATTGCAAGTCCATGGACCAACTCAAGCAAATCCATTCCCAAACAATCAAAACAGGGTTGACATCAAAGCCGgttgtacaaaataaaattgtatCCTTCTGTTGTACGCATGAATCTGGCGATATGAGCTATGCCCGTTACATGTTTGACACCATTCCTGAACCAAGTGCGTTCATTTGTAACACCATGATAAAAGGCTATTCTAGGATTCATCTGCCTGAAAATGGGATTTCTATGTACTTGGAAATGTTGAGAAGGAATGTCAAGCCTGACCATTACACTTTCCCGTTCTTGTTAAAGGGTTTTACACATGATATTGCATTGGCATGTGGGAAACAGTTGCATGGTCATGTAGTGAAATATGGGTTTGATTCTAATATGTTTGTTCAAAATTCTTTTGTACATATGTACTCTTTGTGTGGTCTGATTGATATGGCTCGTGGTGTTTTTTATTCGAGTCAGATAAGGGATGTGGTTACTTGGAATGTAATGTTATCTGCATACAACAGAATTAAACAATTTGATGAAGTACGGAGGCTTTTTTATGAGATGGACAAAAAGGGAGTGTCGCCCACTTCAGTTACCCTTGTTCTAGTGCTATCAGCTTGCTCCAAATCCAAGGACTTAGATATTGGCAAGCGGGCTCATGAGTATGTCAAAGAATGCAAGGTTGAACCCAATTTGATATTGGAAAATGCTTTGATTGATATGTATGCAGCTTGTGGAGAAATGGATCTTGCGCTTGGGATTTTCCGGAACATGAAGACCAGGGATGTGATTTCTTGGACTGCCATTGTTGCAGGGTTTGCCAATGCTGGAGAAGTTGATTTAGCTCGGAGGTATTTTGACCAGATGTCTGAAAGAGATTATGTTTCATGGACTGCCATGATTGATGGGTACCTTCGGATGAACCGGTTCAAAGAGGCTTTGACACTTTTTCGTCAGATGCAAACTTCAAATATAAGACCGGATGAGTTCACCATAGTCAGTGTTCTAACTGCTTGTGCACATCTTGGGGCACTTGAATTAGGAGAATGGATAAAGACATATATTGAAAAACACAAGATCAAGAATGACGTGTATGTAGGAAATGCTTTAATAGACATGTACTTTAAATGTGGAAACGTGGAAAAAGCGCAAGGGATTTTTAAGGAGATGCCTCGGATTGATAAGTTTACATGGACAGCGATGATTGTTGGTCTTGCCATTAATGGGCTTGGTGAAGAAGCTCTGGATATGTTCTCTGAAATGCTAAAAGTTAGAATAGCACCAGACGAGATAACTTACATTGGTGTTCTATGTGCTTGTACTCACACGGGCATGGTAGACAGTGGAAAAAGGTTTTTTGCTAGCATGACCACCCAACATGGGATTAAGCCCAATGTCGCACATTATGGGTGCAtggttgatcttcttggccGAGCTGGACATCTAAAAGAAGCTCATGAAGTTATAAAGAATATGCCAATGAAACCAAATTCAATTGTCTGGGGGGCACTTCTTGGTGCATGTAGAGTACATAAAGACGCAGAAATGGCTGAAATGGCAGCCAAACAGATTCTTGAGTTAGAGCCTGAAAATGGGGCTGTTTACGTTctattatgtaatatatatgcAGCTTGCAATAGATGGGAAGATTTGCGTGAAGTAAGACAAACAATGAAGGATAGAGGAATCAAGAAAACCCCAGGTTGCAGTTTGATAGAGATGAATGGTATCGTCAATGAATTTGTGGCTGGAGACCAGTCACATCCTAAATCTACAGACATCTATTCAAAGTTAGATGAGATGACAAGAGACTTGAAAATTGCAGGGTATTCACCTGATACATCAGAGATTTCCCTTGATGTAGgggaagaagataaagagagtGCACTATACCGGCATAGCGAAAAGTTGGCTATTGCCTTTGGCCTTATTAGTTCAGGACCTGGGGTCACAATTAGAATCGTGAAGAACCTTAGAATGTGCGTGGATTGTCACCGTGTGGCAAAGCTGGTGTCAAATTTGTACAACAGAGAAGTAATTGTTAGGGATAAAACTCGATTCCATCATTTCAGGAACGGTTCATGTTCATGTAAAGATTATTGGTGA
- the LOC121246150 gene encoding uncharacterized protein LOC121246150, which yields MGAISFELQIHASLKELSRFKNFMTASISKHATYDGYRFWNEILRDFISEFDKLCLKAVAMTGKDKQTSQCNLEKRSSSGTKMLTDSNVSAPKKMVNPQCFSSKACISACKGKGVLQAEIVQQLNGRLKILEEETETMKKDIFGALQESRVLLNEICKQFLIIQRCICLQNPAIGQTWVDDTLAANSPKDGKMGAGLSDIIFPEPNLSLITRDLRSKMIEFDELALSTARALK from the exons ATGGGTGCCATCTCTTTTGAGTTACAAATTCATGCGTCTCTGAAGGAGCTTTCAAGATTCAAGAATTTTATGACTGCAAGCATTAGTAAGCATGCTACTTATGATGGATACAGATTCTGGAATGAGATTTTGCGAGATTTCATCAGTGAGTTCGACAAGCTGTGTCTCAAGGCAGTTGCAATGACAGGAAAGGATAAGCAAACAAGCCAATGCAATCTGGAAAAAAGAAGTTCAAGTGGTACAAAAATGCTAACAGATTCAAATGTTTCAGCACCAAAGAAAATGGTGAACCCTCAGTGTTTTTCAAGCAAGGCTTGCATCAGTGCTTGCAAAGGGAAGGGAGTGTTGCAGGCTGAGATAGTACAACAGCTTAACGGACGACTGAAGATCCTCGAAGAAGAAACTGAAACTATGAAGAAAGATATATTTGGGGCTCTGCAAGAGAGCAGAGTGCTGTTGAATGAGATATGCAAGCAGTTTCTGATTATACAGCGTTGCATCTGCCTTCAAAATCCAGCAATAGGACAAACATGGGTTGATGATACTTTGGCTGCAAACTCACCAAAG GATGGAAAAATGGGGGCTGGTCTATCAGATATTATTTTCCCTGAACCAAATCTGTCTCTAATCACCAGAGATCTTAGATCTAAAATGATTGAATTCGATGAACTTGCTTTAAGTACTGCACGAGCTCTCAAATAG
- the LOC121247090 gene encoding P-loop guanosine triphosphatase YjiA-like isoform X2: protein MASVTADLATTFLTLTYRHRTPLSQVRATVLPFIRSARTCQFRPVRFTTTSSFHSRIIAVDSPKAKVISRRLSVAATATTTPHSEGSDVSTKIPPDDRVPATIITGFLGSGKTTLLNHILTAEHGKRIAVIENEYGEVDIDGSLVAAKTTGAEDIVMLNNGCLCCTVRGDLVRMISELVNKKKGKFDHIVIETTGLANPAPIIQTFYAEDDVFNDVKLDGVVTLVDAKHVGFHLDEIKPKGVVNEAIEQIAYADRIIVNKTDLVGDPEIASLVQRIRKINHMADLKRTEFGKVDLDYVLGIGGFDLERIESVVNAEGAKEDHDHGHHNHDHHDHNHKHEHHDHHHSHDHSHDPGVSSVSIVCEGNLDLEKANLWLGTLLLERSEDIYRMKGLLSVQGMDERFVFQGVHDIFQGSPDRLWGPDEPRMNKIVFIGKKLDAQELEKGFKACLL, encoded by the exons ATGGCTTCGGTAACGGCGGACCTAGCCACCACCTTCCTCACCCTCACCTATCGCCACCGGACCCCACTCTCCCAGGTCCGAGCCACGGTCCTCCCCTTCATACGATCAGCCAGGACCTGCCAGTTCCGGCCCGTGCGCTTCACCACCACGTCGTCGTTTCACTCCAGAATCATCGCCGTCGATTCCCCTAAGGCTAAAGTCATCTCGCGTCGGCTCTCGGTTGCCGCAACCGCCACCACGACTCCTCACAGCGAAGGCTCCGATGTCTCCACCAAGATTCCGCCCGACGATAGGGTCCCCGCCACTATAATTACCGGATTCCTGGGTTCTGGAAAG ACAACATTGCTTAACCATATCTTGACTGCGGAGCATGGGAAGCGAATTGCAGTCATAGAGAATGAG TATGGGGAAGTAGACATTGATGGTTCTTTAGTAGCTGCGAAAACTACTGGGGCTGAAGATATTGTCATGTTGAATAATGGCTGTCTTTGCTGCACTGTGAGGGGTGATCTTGTGAGGATGATCTCTGAATTGGTGaataagaagaaaggaaaattcgATCATATAGTGATAGAGACTACAG GATTGGCAAATCCGGCACCTATAATCCAAACATTTTATGCTGAGGATGATGTTTTTAACGACGTCAAGTTGGATGGCGTTGTCACATTGGTTGATGCTAAACATGTTGGCTTTCACCTGGATGAAATAAAGCCGAAAGGAGTGGTCAATGAGGCCATAGAACAAATTGCTTATGCTGATCGTATCATTGTGAACAAG ACTGATCTTGTTGGCGATCCAGAAATTGCATCTTTGGTCCAGCGAATAAGG aaaataaatcacaTGGCTGATTTAAAGCGGacagagtttggaaaagttgactTGGACTATGTTCTTGGGATTGGAGGATTTGATTTGGAGAG GATTGAGAGTGTTGTCAATGCTGAAGGTGCAAAGGAAGATCATGACCATGGCCACCACAaccatgatcatcatgatcacaACCATAAGCACG AACATCATGATCATCACCACTCTCATGATCACAGTCATGATCCTGGTGTTTCTTCTGTCAGCATAGTTTGTGAAGGGAACTTAGACCTTGagaag GCTAACCTTTGGCTCGGTACATTGTTATTGGAACGCAGTGAGGACATATACCGGATGAAAGGTCTTCTATCTGTTCAGGGCATGGATGAGAGATTCGTTTTTCAG GGAGTCCATGACATATTCCAAGGTTCACCTGATCGGTTGTGGGGCCCAGACGAACCAAGGATGAACAAGATTGTGTTCATAGGGAAGAAACTGGATGCACAGGAATTAGAAAAGGGTTTTAAAGCCTGTTTACTATAA
- the LOC121247090 gene encoding COBW domain-containing protein 1-like isoform X1 yields MASVTADLATTFLTLTYRHRTPLSQVRATVLPFIRSARTCQFRPVRFTTTSSFHSRIIAVDSPKAKVISRRLSVAATATTTPHSEGSDVSTKIPPDDRVPATIITGFLGSGKTTLLNHILTAEHGKRIAVIENEYGEVDIDGSLVAAKTTGAEDIVMLNNGCLCCTVRGDLVRMISELVNKKKGKFDHIVIETTGLANPAPIIQTFYAEDDVFNDVKLDGVVTLVDAKHVGFHLDEIKPKGVVNEAIEQIAYADRIIVNKTDLVGDPEIASLVQRIRKINHMADLKRTEFGKVDLDYVLGIGGFDLERIESVVNAEGAKEDHDHGHHNHDHHDHNHKHEHHDHHHSHDHSHDPGVSSVSIVCEGNLDLEKVLSLSLSLSLYIYIYIYMHVCIYRNLNLMRLINLQMTQQYFSTISSTCSLVSDGLLDRRWSITADLMSNHSFLQANLWLGTLLLERSEDIYRMKGLLSVQGMDERFVFQGVHDIFQGSPDRLWGPDEPRMNKIVFIGKKLDAQELEKGFKACLL; encoded by the exons ATGGCTTCGGTAACGGCGGACCTAGCCACCACCTTCCTCACCCTCACCTATCGCCACCGGACCCCACTCTCCCAGGTCCGAGCCACGGTCCTCCCCTTCATACGATCAGCCAGGACCTGCCAGTTCCGGCCCGTGCGCTTCACCACCACGTCGTCGTTTCACTCCAGAATCATCGCCGTCGATTCCCCTAAGGCTAAAGTCATCTCGCGTCGGCTCTCGGTTGCCGCAACCGCCACCACGACTCCTCACAGCGAAGGCTCCGATGTCTCCACCAAGATTCCGCCCGACGATAGGGTCCCCGCCACTATAATTACCGGATTCCTGGGTTCTGGAAAG ACAACATTGCTTAACCATATCTTGACTGCGGAGCATGGGAAGCGAATTGCAGTCATAGAGAATGAG TATGGGGAAGTAGACATTGATGGTTCTTTAGTAGCTGCGAAAACTACTGGGGCTGAAGATATTGTCATGTTGAATAATGGCTGTCTTTGCTGCACTGTGAGGGGTGATCTTGTGAGGATGATCTCTGAATTGGTGaataagaagaaaggaaaattcgATCATATAGTGATAGAGACTACAG GATTGGCAAATCCGGCACCTATAATCCAAACATTTTATGCTGAGGATGATGTTTTTAACGACGTCAAGTTGGATGGCGTTGTCACATTGGTTGATGCTAAACATGTTGGCTTTCACCTGGATGAAATAAAGCCGAAAGGAGTGGTCAATGAGGCCATAGAACAAATTGCTTATGCTGATCGTATCATTGTGAACAAG ACTGATCTTGTTGGCGATCCAGAAATTGCATCTTTGGTCCAGCGAATAAGG aaaataaatcacaTGGCTGATTTAAAGCGGacagagtttggaaaagttgactTGGACTATGTTCTTGGGATTGGAGGATTTGATTTGGAGAG GATTGAGAGTGTTGTCAATGCTGAAGGTGCAAAGGAAGATCATGACCATGGCCACCACAaccatgatcatcatgatcacaACCATAAGCACG AACATCATGATCATCACCACTCTCATGATCACAGTCATGATCCTGGTGTTTCTTCTGTCAGCATAGTTTGTGAAGGGAACTTAGACCTTGagaaggttctctctctctctctctctctctctctctatatatatatatatatatatatgcatgtatgtatatatagaaacTTGAATTTAATGAGGCTAATTAATTTACAAATGACACAGCAGTATTTTTCTACTATTTCATCGACCTGTTCTTTAGTTTCAGATGGTTTACTAGACAGGAGATGGTCAATAACTGCCGACTTGATGAGCAATCACTCTTTTTTGCAGGCTAACCTTTGGCTCGGTACATTGTTATTGGAACGCAGTGAGGACATATACCGGATGAAAGGTCTTCTATCTGTTCAGGGCATGGATGAGAGATTCGTTTTTCAG GGAGTCCATGACATATTCCAAGGTTCACCTGATCGGTTGTGGGGCCCAGACGAACCAAGGATGAACAAGATTGTGTTCATAGGGAAGAAACTGGATGCACAGGAATTAGAAAAGGGTTTTAAAGCCTGTTTACTATAA